The Maridesulfovibrio salexigens DSM 2638 region CCTTGGAAGAAGTTCTGCCGCAGAGTACTTAAGGATCAAACTGTACATGACCGCCTTTTGACCGCCACCGGTGCAAAGGCCGTTCATCATGCTTATGTCGGCGGCCTGTTGGAGCATACATTGGCTGTGGCTAAGCTGTGCATGTCCATTTGTGACAATTATCCTGAGGTTGATCGTCAGGTGGTTCTGGCTGCAGCTATTTTTCATGATTTGGGCAAGGCATGGGAGCTTTCCGGCGGACTGACCAACGATTATACAGATGAAGGGCGTCTGCTGGGGCATATTCATATCGGTGTTGAAATCCTTGAACCTTTTTTACATAAATCCAAGGACCTTGATCCAAAGTTAAAGCTTCACTTGAAGCATTTGATTCTTTCGCATCATGGTGAATATGAATACGGTGCCCCAAAGCGTCCAAAGACACCGGAAGCATTTATTTTACATTTTGCTGATAACATTGACGCAAAAATGAATACAATTTTCGCAGAATTAGGTAAATTGGAAGGCTCAGAAAGCAACTGGACTCCGTATCAACGGTTTCTGGACAGATATTTGTACAAGGCGGAAAAATCTCCTGACAATCCGTCGAGCAAGTGTGAACTCAAAAAATCGGAGGCTCAATGTTCATTACCTTTGAAGGCATAGAAGGGACTGGGAAAACCACCCAGATCAAGAAGCTTACAGCGTTTCTCGAAGAGTCCGGACATAATGTTGATGTTACGCTTGAACCCGGCGGGAGCCGGATAGGTAAAGAGTTGCGTAAGATCCTGCTCAATATGGACAGCACCGATATTACAGGTGAATGTGAGCTTTTTCTTTATCTGGCGGACCGTGCCCAGCATGTAGGACAGGTCATAAAACCTGCG contains the following coding sequences:
- a CDS encoding 3'-5' exoribonuclease YhaM family protein is translated as MSQKYTYIKDLINGERVKDIFLIGDAQLRESRNGPFWNLRLQDNSGAVEAKIWSPLSQSFPTLEAGMFVVAGGMVGSFRDKPQLTVEVLDILNPEYAGLDITDFLPSSKDKPEDMMQELDYLIAEHMVHIPWKKFCRRVLKDQTVHDRLLTATGAKAVHHAYVGGLLEHTLAVAKLCMSICDNYPEVDRQVVLAAAIFHDLGKAWELSGGLTNDYTDEGRLLGHIHIGVEILEPFLHKSKDLDPKLKLHLKHLILSHHGEYEYGAPKRPKTPEAFILHFADNIDAKMNTIFAELGKLEGSESNWTPYQRFLDRYLYKAEKSPDNPSSKCELKKSEAQCSLPLKA